A window of the Syntrophothermus lipocalidus DSM 12680 genome harbors these coding sequences:
- a CDS encoding SIR2 family protein encodes MVSSRDTKLIFERLIGRLLDGMIVPFIGAGVSYDAKHRGCIADLTRTSSMAGRVFVALLKKCQTRQDARCSTCVVRTEIESSLETGKEISFDKACELWEWSCPGDRVGESRRRCELVREILKIPEFANVEPPKAHYYIAFLAREGLIDEVITTNYDTCMEEAFCATFGFGSASESGDSPALVVRNLNEYRVEGGRKFANGRTKRRYLKVYKINGCASSLCKGGKDKCEDYCKNILLTEKDLQDWGKRRWARDLFRDRLRSRALLFSGFGSDEPQVRHTALQVCEEFSSEPLNAASIWDQASAPFIVSYYETLSFSQAQIMQAYAFLANNPADSETTNVNAFLGSDVKFFNGGRSSDKNLLPADLFWERLFQAVFWRLLRLACGRESAVVSFLLPVLPCASSLLVDTINWFAPQNAPDHICGRFPEMLELAEDEDKVIPLARWVERVRSIQPQIWRGLYHPLAERPVLIPAVLLLIYLMIGTYQLDRSDISWKELKAMIRDDASPLGLSVEGCYVFGDVPVGVYIAHRNVAEQVLHKVVCHMPTELTVAIQIVLSPYGARKHRLYFACGEHNSVKVVTVRQVSILELFGQAASVPEAVKRFRRTLHKTSLLIDAERSRVRERSIPI; translated from the coding sequence ATGGTTTCATCAAGGGATACTAAGCTTATCTTCGAACGGTTGATTGGCAGATTGCTAGACGGCATGATTGTGCCGTTTATCGGGGCCGGCGTTTCTTACGATGCGAAACATCGCGGATGCATTGCCGACCTGACCAGGACGAGCAGTATGGCTGGGCGTGTTTTCGTGGCACTTCTTAAAAAATGCCAAACAAGACAGGACGCTCGTTGCAGTACGTGCGTGGTACGCACTGAAATCGAGAGTTCTCTGGAGACAGGCAAAGAAATATCTTTTGATAAAGCCTGCGAGTTATGGGAGTGGTCCTGTCCTGGTGACCGGGTCGGGGAATCCCGTCGGAGATGCGAGCTTGTCCGTGAGATTCTAAAAATCCCTGAATTCGCGAACGTAGAGCCGCCAAAGGCACACTACTACATTGCTTTTCTTGCTCGGGAGGGACTCATCGATGAAGTGATTACAACCAATTACGACACCTGTATGGAAGAAGCTTTTTGCGCGACATTTGGGTTCGGGAGCGCCTCAGAAAGCGGCGATTCCCCTGCGTTGGTCGTAAGAAATCTGAACGAATACCGGGTCGAGGGCGGCAGAAAGTTCGCAAACGGGAGGACAAAGCGGCGTTACCTCAAGGTTTATAAGATTAACGGGTGTGCAAGCAGCCTGTGCAAAGGCGGCAAGGATAAATGTGAAGACTACTGCAAGAATATTCTCCTAACAGAAAAGGATTTACAGGACTGGGGTAAAAGGCGCTGGGCCCGGGATCTGTTCCGCGACCGACTACGTTCGCGCGCCCTGCTCTTCTCCGGCTTCGGTAGTGATGAACCTCAGGTGCGCCATACAGCCCTCCAGGTCTGTGAGGAATTTTCTTCAGAACCACTAAACGCCGCATCCATATGGGATCAGGCCAGCGCTCCGTTTATAGTCTCATATTACGAGACCCTATCCTTTAGTCAAGCCCAAATAATGCAAGCCTACGCTTTTTTGGCAAATAACCCGGCTGATTCGGAAACAACGAATGTGAATGCATTTCTCGGTTCCGATGTGAAATTCTTTAACGGAGGACGGTCATCAGATAAAAATCTGCTACCGGCCGACCTTTTCTGGGAGCGTCTTTTCCAAGCCGTCTTCTGGCGGCTGTTACGTTTGGCATGCGGGCGTGAAAGCGCTGTTGTGTCCTTTCTTCTGCCGGTGTTGCCTTGTGCATCTTCTCTTTTGGTCGATACCATCAACTGGTTCGCTCCCCAGAATGCTCCGGACCACATTTGCGGGCGCTTTCCGGAAATGCTGGAGCTGGCGGAAGACGAGGACAAAGTAATTCCCTTGGCGCGGTGGGTGGAGCGTGTCCGCTCAATTCAGCCGCAAATCTGGCGCGGCCTGTATCACCCGCTGGCGGAACGTCCTGTCCTAATACCCGCCGTTCTCCTGTTAATCTATTTGATGATCGGGACTTACCAATTGGATCGATCCGACATTTCTTGGAAAGAACTGAAGGCGATGATAAGAGATGACGCTAGCCCTCTGGGGCTCTCTGTTGAGGGATGCTATGTTTTTGGCGACGTACCTGTAGGTGTGTATATTGCCCACCGCAACGTTGCAGAGCAGGTGCTTCATAAGGTCGTGTGCCACATGCCCACAGAGCTAACCGTGGCTATCCAAATAGTACTTAGCCCATATGGGGCAAGGAAACACAGGTTGTATTTTGCTTGTGGTGAACACAATAGCGTAAAGGTGGTTACAGTTCGGCAGGTATCGATTCTCGAACTTTTTGGGCAGGCCGCCAGTGTTCCCGAGGCCGTCAAGAGATTCCGCCGGACGCTGCACAAGACCTCTCTCTTAATCGATGCTGAACGATCTAGGGTGCGCGAGCGGTCGATACCGATATAG